From the genome of Gryllotalpicola protaetiae:
GGCCATGTCGCGCTGCAGGCCGGCCGCGGCGACGTGCACACGGTGCTCGTCGACGGGCAGGTCGTCAAGCTCGACCATCGCCTCGTCGGCATCGACGTCGCGCGAGCCAAGCGGCTGGCGGGCGAGACCGTGTCGTACCTCGAATCCGCGCTCGGCACTGACGTCTGGAACGCGGGCATGAACCCCGAGATCCCCGAGTCGAAGGTGCTCGACAACCCGTACATGTACACCGAGTTCGCGACCGCGCGCACGCACGCCGACGAGGCGCAGGCAACCGCGAAAGCGCACACGCACGCTCGGAGCGAAGTCCAGTAGTACTGCTCCCAGAGCGCTTCCGCGCCCCGCCTACCGCGATGCCCTCGCTCAGACGTCAGCCTTTGGAAGACTGGACGCATGGCCTCCTCCCGTGGTGTCGCACACCTCTCGCGCGAACTCGTCAACAAGCTTGTCGGGATCGTCACCGACCCGAGGATGCCCGTGCAGCGCAAGCTCGACCAGGCGTCGGCGACGCTCGACCGGGTGATCCGAGACGCCGAGTCGCCGGCGGCCGGCGTGCGGCACACCGTCGTCAGCGCACTCGACGACGCCATCAGCACGGCGACCGAGCTCGCCCGCGGCGGAACGGCGCGGCACGACATCGAGGCGCGCGTGCGGGTGAAGCTCGTCGACGCGCTGAAGGACGTGCCGGGCATCTCGGTCGAGGGCGGCCGCTGAGCGCAGGAGCCGTCCCGATCGCGGAAACGCGCACGACACGAGTGCTCTGACACAATCGGCCCATGCGCGTCATCACCGCCGAATCGCCGAAGCCGTACCTCAAGACCGACGACAGCCCGCGGCATACCGTGCGCGTCGCGCTCGTGCAGCACCGCTGGCTGCCCGACCCTGCTGAGCTCGAAGCACAGCTCGCCGAGGGCATCGCGCTCGCCGCCGAGGCAGGCGCGCAGGCCGTGTTCCTGCCCGAGCTCACCTTCTCGAAGTATCCGGCCGACGTGCGTGCAGAGGGCAACGTGAAGGAGACGGCCGAATCGCTCGAGACGGGTCCGACGCTGGCCTTCGCGACCGAGCAGGCCACGAAGCACGGAATCGTGGTGCACGCGAGCCTCTACGAGCGCCCGGCCGACGACGACCAGCCCGCAGACCCGCGCGGCTACAACACCGCGATCGTGGTGAGCCCCGACGGGGAGCTGATCGGGCGCACGCGCAAGACGCACATCCCCGTGACGGCCGGCTACTACGAGGACACCTACTTCCGGCCCGGCCCCGCCGACGACCCCTACCCCGTCTACCCCGTGGCAGCGCTCGGCGGCGCGAGGCTCGGCCTGCCCACCTGCTGGGACGAGTGGTTCCCCGAGGTCAGCCGCAGCTACGGGCTGGCCGGCGCCGACATCCTCGCCTACCCGACCGCGATCGGCTCAGAGCCCGACTTCCCCGACTTCGACACCGCTCCTCTGTGGCAGAAGGTCATCGTCGCGAACGGCATCACGAGCGGCCTCTACATGGTCGTCCCGAACCGCTGGGGCGACGAGGGCGCGCTGACGTTCTACGGCACGAGCTTCATCTCCGACCCGTACGGCCGCGTGCTCGTCGAGGCGCCGCGCGACGAGTCGGTGGTGCTCGTCGCCGACCTCGACCTCACCAGCCGGGGCGAGTGGCTCGAGCTGTTCCCGTTCTTCACGACCCGCCGCCCCGACACCTACGCCGGGCTGGCATGACCGTCTGGCCGGCCGAGACCGCGCCGCAGGAGCGGCTCTGGCTCGCCTTCCCGACCGGCGGGTACACGCTCGGCGAGACGGCGGCCGACGCTCACGAGGCCAGGCGGATGTGGGCCGACGTCGCGGCCGCGGCCGCCGACTTCGAGCCCGTGACCGTGGTCGTCGACCCGAGCCAGATCGCCGTCGCGACGCGCTACCTGCGCGACGATATCGAGACGGTCGTCACCCCTCTCGACGACGCCTGGATGCGCGACATCGGGCCGACGTGGGTGCATGACGAGACGGCCGAGGGAAGCGGGCGCAGCCTGCGTGCGGTCGACTGGGTGTTCAACGGCTGGGGCGCCCCCGCGTGGGCGACCTGGGGCAACGACTCCCTCGTCGCCCAGACGGTCGCCGCGACAGCCGGCACGCCGGTCGTGAGCTCGCTGCTCGTCAACGAGGGCGGCGCGATCCACGGCGACGGCGACGGCACGGTGCTCGTCACCGAGACGGTGCAGCTGGATGCCGGCCGGAATCCGTACGCCACCAAACAGCGTGTGGAAGCCGAACTCGCGCGCACGCTCGGCGCGCGCAAGGCCATCTGGCTGCCGCGCGGCCTCACCCGCGACTATGAGGAGTTCGGCACGCGCGGCCACGTCGACATGGTCGCGACCATCCCGAGCCCCGGCACGCTGCTGCTGCACACGCAGCAGGACCCGGCGCACCCCGACTTCGAGGTGACGCGGATGCTGCGCGATTTCTTCGAGGGCCAGACGGATGCCTCAGGCCGCCGCTTCGACATCGTCGAGCTGCCGGCGCCCGGCGTGCTCAGCGACGACGAGGGGCCCGTCGACTACAACTACGTCAACCACGTCGTCGTGAACGGGGGCGTGATCGCGTGCGCCTTCGGCGATCCAGAGGCCGACGACCGGGCGGCGGGCATCCTCGCCGACGCCTACCCTGGGCGTCGCGTGGTGTCGCTCGACGCCCGCCCGCTGTTCGCCCGCGGCGGCGGCATCCATTGCATCACTCAGCAGCAGCCGGCGCAGCGTTAGCTGTCGGCCGCCTGCGGCGGTCAGTCGCTGACAGGGCCCCAGCCGGACT
Proteins encoded in this window:
- a CDS encoding nitrilase-related carbon-nitrogen hydrolase produces the protein MRVITAESPKPYLKTDDSPRHTVRVALVQHRWLPDPAELEAQLAEGIALAAEAGAQAVFLPELTFSKYPADVRAEGNVKETAESLETGPTLAFATEQATKHGIVVHASLYERPADDDQPADPRGYNTAIVVSPDGELIGRTRKTHIPVTAGYYEDTYFRPGPADDPYPVYPVAALGGARLGLPTCWDEWFPEVSRSYGLAGADILAYPTAIGSEPDFPDFDTAPLWQKVIVANGITSGLYMVVPNRWGDEGALTFYGTSFISDPYGRVLVEAPRDESVVLVADLDLTSRGEWLELFPFFTTRRPDTYAGLA
- a CDS encoding agmatine deiminase family protein, with amino-acid sequence MTVWPAETAPQERLWLAFPTGGYTLGETAADAHEARRMWADVAAAAADFEPVTVVVDPSQIAVATRYLRDDIETVVTPLDDAWMRDIGPTWVHDETAEGSGRSLRAVDWVFNGWGAPAWATWGNDSLVAQTVAATAGTPVVSSLLVNEGGAIHGDGDGTVLVTETVQLDAGRNPYATKQRVEAELARTLGARKAIWLPRGLTRDYEEFGTRGHVDMVATIPSPGTLLLHTQQDPAHPDFEVTRMLRDFFEGQTDASGRRFDIVELPAPGVLSDDEGPVDYNYVNHVVVNGGVIACAFGDPEADDRAAGILADAYPGRRVVSLDARPLFARGGGIHCITQQQPAQR